The segment TGTCTTTTTTCGTGATCAACGCTGTTTTGGAAAAAGTGTAAGGAACACTAAAATCATATTTTTCTTTCCGTTCATCAGTGATCCCCATTTGATTCAAGATCACATCGGTTTTCCCTGCATCGAACGCCGCTAACAGAGAATCCCATGGTGCTTCAAAGAATTCTACTTTATAGCCCATTTCTTTTCCGACTGCTTTTGCTACATCCACATCAAAGCCGGTCAACTTGTCTTTATCATCATGAAATGAAAACGGTGCGTAAGTTCCTTCCGTTCCAACAACTAATACTTTTTCTTCTGATTTGCTTTCTTTGGAAGAATTTCCGCAAGCAGCCAACAAAAGCAACGCTCCGCTTCCTAATACAGCAATTTTTAATAAATTATTGATTTTCATAAGTTCTCTCCTTATATCTGGGAAAGGATAGTGATTTCCAGCAACTTCCCATAGTTTTTCTTCTATTATATGAACGAATCATTTAATGATAGGTATAAAATTTATTATAGTCAATCTTATTCTTACCGTCTTGTGATAAGTATTTTCGCAGTGTGATAAGCAATAATTATCACATTCCAACAAGATTTTCTTCAGTTGCTTGTCAAAAGACAGGACTTTGATTTATTTCAATCTGTTTTGGGGTTTTTAGCGGAAAAACCCTCTCCCGTTTTCTGAAATATTACAAGAAAGTAAAAATACAACCTTTTTCGTAACATTTATCATCGTTTTGTGAATAAACGTCATCTTACTTTTACCAATGAAATATGAATCCATGTTAAAGTATCACTTGTATTCGAGAAATACACAATCAGCTTAGTGAATCTGACCTAAGCACATACGGAGGAATATTTTTTATGAAGTTAAGTAAAACATTGTTATTTGGCGGACTTCTAGCGGCAGGTTTAGGATTTTCATTTGGCTCAAAAGCAGATGCAGCTGAAACTTATACAGTAAAAAGCGGAGATACTCTTTACTCTATCTCTCAAGCATTTGTTGGAGACGGAAGCTTGATCGATATTATCGCAGATGACAACGATATCGCTAACCGCAACTTGATCTATGTAGGTCAACAATTGACGATCGATGCTGATGGTACAGTAGACGCAACACCAGTTCAAGAAGCAGCACAAGCTCCTGCACCAGCTGCACAAAAAACACAAACAACTTATCAAAACACACAAACGACCCAAACAACTCAAAAAGCAGCAGCAAAAACAACTACTTCAACAAGTTCTGCAACTACAAGCTCTGCTAAAGAATGGATCGCACAAAAAGAATCAAGCGGTTCTTATACAGCCCAAAATGGTCGTTATTATGGTCGTTACCAATTGGATTCTTCATACCTAAATGGTGACTATTCCGCAGCAAACCAAGAACGTGTTGCTGACAACTACGTTTCTAGCCGTTACGGTTCTTGGGAAGCAGCAAAATCATTCTGGTTAGCAAACGGTTGGTACTAAGCCGACTTTTGCAAATCAAAGAGTAACTGAAAAGAGATTGTGACATAAATCAATGCTGATCAATGTATCCGACCGATACATAAGTTCTTAAGAACCTGTATATCGTTCGGATACATATCAGTTTGATAAACTTATGTCACAATCTTTTTTTGTACATTCTTCAACTTAAAAGCATTTGAAATAATAGCAAAAATCAACCAATCATTTATCAGATGTTACGAACCACCATTCGATACCGATTGCATCATATACCGTCAGGATCTTCTTCTTTTTATCCGCATAAAACTCTATTCCAGAAGACGTCAACTGTTCTTCTAAAAATAGCAGATCTTCTTTTGAGACCGCTATCTTCAAAAAATCCAATCCTAACACTTCATGGGTTTTCAAATCGATAGTTCCGCCCTTTGCTTCTGTCAGTTCTATGATAAATTGCTCGTTATCACAGGATTGTAGGTTTTCAGGAACTGTCATTTTCAGCAGATCTGTAAAAAACTTGCTTTCTTTTTGCAGATCGCTTGTATGCAAATGGACTTTGCCAAAACGAATATTTTCAGAAAGATCTGCATTTTCGTCTGAAGCTTCTTTTAATAATTCTTCTGGAGCACCTTGCTGTTCGGCAGTTTCTTTGTAATAAAATTCTAGAGGATTGCCCTCTGGATCATTGGTCAAGATTCCCCAAGCTTTTTCGTAAGGGGTATATTCACAATCATTTTGCTGTTTCAACCGTTTCAATAAGCTTCCGATTTCTGCTATCGGCACAACTAACCGCAGCCGTTTTAATTTTTTGATTTCCCCAAAATGGTCATTGGCACGAGGACTTTCCTCCAACCATAATAATTCATCTTGACTTTCGGCTGTACCAAAAATCGCCAATTCATTCTCTTCTCTTTTTAATGAAAAACCAACCACATCTCGATAAAATTTGATCATCTTATCTCGGTCTTTTACACGAATAGCAACGGTCTTCACACGAGTCCGCTCACCTAAAGTAAATTCTGCCATACCTATTGCCCCCTTCTATCCCATCAACATTTTACTGACAAATTCAAAAACTCGCAAATGATATCCCTTGAAAATCCATTTAACTATCACAAAACAGGATTTTTTGCAAAAAACAAAGCTCTTTTCCATAAATTTATTTTGGAATTTGGTGTATTTTCAACGATTTATCTCCCTAACAGCCGATATCGCGAAAAACAGACCGCTATTACATGTATACCATTTATAGCATATTGGTAAATATGACTATTTTAAAGGGCTATCAACAACTATACATTTCACTTTCCTTTTGCTATATTTAACAGTAAAGACAAAACAAAGCGAGAGGTATTATGGAAGAAAAATATTTGCGTTTATTAAAAGCGAACTTTCCTGAAAAGGAAGCTGTTTTGACGGAATTGATCAATTTGGAAGCCATCCAGCATCTGCCGAAAGGTACGGAACACTTTGTCAGCGACATCCATGGCGAGTTCCCCGCCTTTGATCACGTGTTGCGAAATGGTTCCGGAAGCGTAAAAGAAAAAGTCGCTGAATGCCTGCCTGAGCTTACACAAGAGCAATTGACTGAACTATGTACGTTGATCTATTACCCAGAAAAAAAGATCCAGAAAATCCAAGAATTACGAACAGACGAAGAAACAACAGCGTGGTTCCGTATCGTTTTGCCGCTGTTGTTAAAAGTCACGAATTATGCGGGGCGAAAATATACTCGTTCCAAAGTCCGTAAAGCTCTTCCTCAAAAATTTGCCTATATTATAGAAGAACTTCTCAGCGAGTCTGATCCGCAAAAAGATAAAGTCGATTATTTTGATGCGATCATTGAAAAAATTATCCAACTAAAACAAGCACCAGCACTGATCACCGCATTAGGCTATACGATCCAGCGGTTGGTGGTAGATCATCTCCACGTTGTCGGCGACATCTTCGATCGAGGACCTCAACCGGATTTCATCATCGAACGTTTGATGGAGCTGCCTTCAGTAGATATTCAGTGGGGCAATCATGATCTTGTTTGGATCGCCGCTATTTCCGGTTCCGCGGTAGCGGCTTTGAATCTGATTCGGATCAGCGCCCGTTACGGCAATCTGGAAATC is part of the Enterococcus mediterraneensis genome and harbors:
- a CDS encoding amino acid ABC transporter substrate-binding protein, which encodes MKINNLLKIAVLGSGALLLLAACGNSSKESKSEEKVLVVGTEGTYAPFSFHDDKDKLTGFDVDVAKAVGKEMGYKVEFFEAPWDSLLAAFDAGKTDVILNQMGITDERKEKYDFSVPYTFSKTALITKKDNQEIKSFDDLKGKKAAQSLTSNYGQVAESYGAELESTSGFDQAIELVLRGRADATLNDDVAYYDYLKQHPKAEIQITATSDDATKIGIPVKKGNEDLLKKINQALESLQKDGTLTKISEKYFNEDITKE
- a CDS encoding LysM peptidoglycan-binding domain-containing protein, which codes for MKLSKTLLFGGLLAAGLGFSFGSKADAAETYTVKSGDTLYSISQAFVGDGSLIDIIADDNDIANRNLIYVGQQLTIDADGTVDATPVQEAAQAPAPAAQKTQTTYQNTQTTQTTQKAAAKTTTSTSSATTSSAKEWIAQKESSGSYTAQNGRYYGRYQLDSSYLNGDYSAANQERVADNYVSSRYGSWEAAKSFWLANGWY
- a CDS encoding VOC family protein, which encodes MAEFTLGERTRVKTVAIRVKDRDKMIKFYRDVVGFSLKREENELAIFGTAESQDELLWLEESPRANDHFGEIKKLKRLRLVVPIAEIGSLLKRLKQQNDCEYTPYEKAWGILTNDPEGNPLEFYYKETAEQQGAPEELLKEASDENADLSENIRFGKVHLHTSDLQKESKFFTDLLKMTVPENLQSCDNEQFIIELTEAKGGTIDLKTHEVLGLDFLKIAVSKEDLLFLEEQLTSSGIEFYADKKKKILTVYDAIGIEWWFVTSDK